One segment of Amycolatopsis alba DSM 44262 DNA contains the following:
- a CDS encoding nucleotide pyrophosphohydrolase, with the protein MTLENLNQRLRDFAAARDWEPFHTPKNLVMALSGEVGELTSLFQWLTPEESAKWRSDPELAHNVVDEIADVTLYLLQLANSLGVDLIEAANAKIDRNEHRFPPSD; encoded by the coding sequence GTGACTCTCGAGAACCTCAACCAGCGCCTCCGCGACTTCGCCGCCGCACGGGACTGGGAACCTTTCCACACACCGAAGAACCTGGTCATGGCGCTGTCCGGCGAAGTCGGCGAGCTGACTTCGCTGTTCCAGTGGCTCACCCCGGAGGAGTCCGCGAAGTGGCGCTCCGACCCTGAGCTGGCACACAACGTCGTCGACGAGATCGCCGACGTCACGCTGTACCTCCTCCAGCTCGCGAACAGCCTCGGGGTGGATCTGATCGAGGCGGCCAACGCCAAGATCGACCGGAACGAGCACCGTTTCCCACCGTCCGATTAG